CGTTTACATTCATATTTGTTTGAGTTCCACTTCCTGTTTGCCAAACAGCTAAAGGAAAGTGTTCGTCCAACCTTCCTGTCGTTATTTCATCACAGACTTTAATGATTGCATCAGCTTTGTTCTCCTCTAACTTTCCTAATCTCTTATGTATGACAGATGCAGCTCTTTTAACTTCAGCAAAGGCGTAAATAACTTCTATGGGCATTTTTTCAATCCCAATGGCAAAATTATTCAAACTACGCTCCGTTTGAGCACGCCAATATTTATTTGCTTGCACATTCACTTCACCCATGGTGTCTTTTTCTATTCGAAAGTCCATCATCATTCCTCCAATAAAAGGTTCTTCATATTACCCTTCAACAAAAGGGGAAAAGAATCCTTTTTAGTAAGATGACCACCTATATAAAAAGGTTGCTCTTTAAGTGAACATTCATACTTAAAGAGCAACCTTAATTTAATTTGATGCTGACCTTTTATTAATTTTATAAAGTAATACAAGATGAGAAAGGACTACTTTTGAAACCGCATAGGATGGAATGACAAAAATAATACCGACAATCCCCATTAATTTTCCAGATGTTAAAATTAAGACGATAATCGTTAAAGGGTGTATTTTTAAAGTCTTCCCCATAATTTGCGGCGAGATGATATTCCCTTCAATTTGTTGGGCAATGACCATAATAATAGCAACATAAACCGCCATAATTGGATCTTGTAATAAAGCCACTAAAAAAGCTGGAATGACAGCGATATAAGGACCTAAAAACGGAATGACATTCGTAAACATACCAAACATCGCTAAAACAAGGGAATAGTCTAATCCAATGATCCAATATCCAATAAAAAGTAAAGTCCCTACAAACACACTGACAAGAACTTGTCCTTGAATATACGCTGCAATCGTATTGTCCATATCTTTAAGGACTTTTAACACACCAGATCGATTACTCTTAGGAAAGAATTTTGCGACATTAGGGGCAAAACCTTCCCCATCCTTTAACATGTAAAACAATATAAACGGGACAAGTACAAGGTAAAACAGGGTATTGACAAAACCTCCGATAAAGCCAAAAACGCTAAGAACGCCACTTGTGATATCCCCAAGGTTTTCTGTTAATTGATTTTCTAATTCTTGACTAGAAGTTAAAATAGCATCTTGTACGAAATCAGGGAATAAATCACGATTTTCTTGCGCATATTCCACAGTTTCTGTCATCACCGTGACCATTTTCGGTAAGTTATCAACCAACGTTTCAAGCTGGTCATTAATAACTGGGGCGACAAGGCGAATCACAATATAAAAAAACAAAACAATGGAAAGATAGGCAGCTAATATAGATAACCATTTCGGCACTTTTTTTTCCACTAACCATCTAGTAAGTGGGCGACAAAGATAAAACAGAATTCCCGATACGACAAACGGTAAAAAAATGGTTTTGAATAGGACAAAAACCGGTGTAAATAAGTAAGCCGTCTTTTCTAATAGAAAGGCTATCAATAATATTAAGATGATTCCAATCATCGTTTTAAACCAACGTTTTTCACTCAAATGCATTTTATTTCCTCACAATTCTATATAAGTACTTCTATTATCAATGATACAGCAAAACATAGCAATAGTGTCCATCTACTGGAGCGGACACTATTTTTATTCTTTCTTTACCAATTCAATCCTGATTATGTTATTCGTATTAATAATGAGTCCATTAATTTCTAACCATTTTTGGTTGTTTAATAAGTACTGTTGGATGCCTTCTTCAACTTCAATTAACTGTTGTGAGCCATCAACATAGTAAAATCGATAGGCATTGATCATGTAAAATCTCCCCTTTAGTCTTAGCATTCGACATAAGGAGACATTATCCTTCTCTACTTCGAATTAGGAGAGCTCAAATGCTCATGAATCAGTTTCCAATGATCCTTCTCTTTCGTAAACACATTTGTTGCTCTCCCAGCACCCGAGCAATATCGCCCATCAATTCATCCTTGCAGCTATCATTTTTGGAAATCAACAACAAAACCAGATATGTACAAACTTTCTTTCAATGGCTTCATCTTATATCTGTAAAAAGGTATATAGAGATTGATCTACTAGTGAAGGAAAAAGACTCTGCACAGTCGAATAAACTCATATAGATAACTTTCAGAATATTTTTGAAAAGAGGTCAAAGAATGGACTTTTCTACTTATAGTAAATTATTCGACGGCAAAGAAAAACCACTGGCTTATGTTGATATGGATCTACTAGACCAAAACATTGCCGACATTTTAGCAACGACCAACAACAAAAACATTCGTATCGGCAGTAAATCTATCCGTTCCTTACCTTTAATAAAATATATTTTAACCAAGCATTCTAGATTCAATGGTGTTTTTTGTTTCACCCCTTCTGAAGCCGTTTTTTTATCAGAAAATGGAGTAGACAACATTTTGATAGGTTATCCAACTGTAAATAAATTAGAAATCAAAAGAGTTATAAAACAAATTAAATCTGGAAAAGAGATTATTTTCATGATTGATGATATTAAACAGGTGATGCTAATTGAGGAATCTGGCAAAGCACACAATGTCCATGTTCCTATTTGCATAGATATTGATATGTCATTACGTTTGCCCTTCATCCGCTTTGGAGTTTATCGTTCATCTACCTCTTCCATACAACAGTTGGAAGAAGCTTTAAGAACGATAAAGCAATTAAAAAATGTAAAACTTATAGGAATGATGGGCTATGAAGCACAAATTGCAGGGATTCCCGATTACTCAGAAAAACAAAGGTTACAAAGTTTTCTCATTAGACAGCTAAAAAAAGCTTCGCTAAAAAAAGTTAAGAACTTAAGAAAAGAGTGTTTAAAAACGATACATTCCAATGGATTTTCTTTATCTTTTGTAAACGGGGGAGGAACGGGAAGTCGCCATTCTACAAGTGATGAAGCGTCTATTACTGAAGTAACCATTGGCGCTGGCTTTTTACAACCTTCTCTTTTTGATGGTTTTTCACAAACAACATTAAAGCCTGCCTTAGGATTCATATTAGAAGTGAGTCGTCATCCTAGTAAACATGTTTATACGTGTCTTGGTGGAGGGTATGTTGGGTCTGGCTCTACTGGGAATGAGAAACTACCTAAAATATCCCATCCGCTCAAAGCAAAATATTTAAGTTTTGAAGGAGCGGGTGAGGTACAGACTCCCATTTTCTATAAAGGTAATTTGCAAATAGGAGATGATGTTTTTTTTAGACCTAGTAAAAGCGGTGAACTTTGTGAACGTTTCTCAACCATTTATGGTGTATCAGATGGGAATGTAACGCATACTTTTAATACATATAGGGGGGATGGACAATGCTTTCTATAGAGAGCGAAAAAAATACGAAACAATGGATGAATTGGTCAGAGCAAGTGAAATTCACACCGGAACACATTTTATATCCTGGAACAATTGAAGAAGTACAAACCATTGTAAAGGAATGTGTACTCAAAGAGAAAAAGATAAGAGTGATTGGTTCAGGTCATTCCTTTTCTCCACTGATCGAAACGAAACAAACCTTAATCTCACTAGACCATCTTCAAGGAGTGGGGCAAATTGATACGGGAGAAAATACGATAGAAGTACTAGCTGGAACAAAACTATACCGACTAGGTGAGTTATTACATGAGTTAGGGTACGCAATGGAAAATATGGGGGACATTGACCAACAATCCATTGCAGGTGCCATTAGTACAGGTACACATGGGACAGGAGTACCTTTAAAAATATTGCTTCACAAGTGACTGAAATCACCTTCGTTTCTGGTGAAGGGGAAATCGTAACGGTTTCTAAACAAAAAGATGGAGAACTTTTTAATGCAGCAATTATTTCATTAGGGCTTTTAGGCATTATCGTCAAGCTTAAACTACACGTACTTCCATCCTATAAACTACATTTTAAATCTTACAAAATACCGCTCACGGATTGCTTACAACAAATAGAAAAGCTTAAACAAAATCGCCATTTTGAATTTTACTTTTTTTCCTTATACCTCTAATGTGCAGGTTAAAATTGCGAACATCACAGATGAACCTGTATCAAAAAACCCCTTATCGCAAAAGCTAAAGGAACAATACATTGAAAACGGACTATTCTCTCTTTTATCTAAAGCAAGTCGAAAACAACCTAAACTCGCTAAAAATGTTAGCAAACTATCTGCCGCCGGTATTCCTCTTTCAGAAAAAGTCGATTACAGTCATAAAGTGTTTGTCACTACTCGAAATGTGAAGTTTTGTGAGATGGAGTATTGTGTCCCTGCCTCGAATACAAAGAAGATTACATTAGAAATACAAGAACGTATTATAAAAGAACAGTTCGCTGTCCACTTTCCAATTGAGTATCGCTTTGTAAAAGGAGATGATGCTTGGTTAAGTCCTTCTTACAAAAGAGATTCTTTATATGTAGCGGTGCATATGTATAAAGGAATGGATTTTGACCATTACTTTCATGTCATGAATGAGATTTTTGAAAAGTACGAAGGGAGACCGCATTGGGGAAAACAAAGTTATTTACCTGTAGAAAAATACCCTAGTCTTTATAGGGAATTGAATAACTTTAAAAAAATTCGAATGCATTTTGATCCTCACAATTTATTTGTAAATGACTATTTATCATTCTTTTTAAAGTAGTTTTAGCTAAAAAACTAGGCTGACTCATCTGAAGTCTGACTCCTTTTATTACTAAAAATAAAAGAGCTAGATGAATCAGCCTACATTATTATGAAATAGCCGCTTCTAACGCTACTTTAATCATATCGTTAAATGTTGTTTGACGCTCCTCGGAAGTTGTTTCTTCACCAGTTAGAATATGGTCACTAACCGTAAGGATTGATAATGCTTTTCGATCATATTTAGCCGCTAATGTATAAAGAGCCGTTGTTTCCATCTCAACTGCTAAAATGCCGTATTTTGCCCATTTCTCTAACTCAGCGTTATCATTATAAAATTGGTCAGCAGTAAATACACTTCCTACTTTAAGCTCAAGTCCTGCATCTGTACCTTTATCATACGCTTTTTTCAATAAATCAAAGTTAGCTGTTGGTGCATAATCAACTCCACCAAAAGTCAAGCGATTCATTTGTGAATCTGTTGAAGAAGTCATGGCTAAGATTACGTCGCGAACTTTAACATCTTTTTGTAGTGCACCACAAGTACCTACACGAATTAAGTTTTGCACACCATAGCTTTGCATTAATTCATTAATATAAATAGAGATCGATGGCACGCCCATACCTGTTCCTTGAACAGAAATACGATGTCCTTTATACGTACCAGTGAAACCCAACATTCCACGAACTTCATTATAGCATTTTACATCTTCTAAAAAGGTTTCTGCAATATATTTAGCACGTAACGGGTCTCCAGGTAATAGGATCGTTTCTGCAATCTCATTTTCTTTTGCACCAATATGTACACTCATCTGTCTATTCCTCCAAGTCATAGTATAGTAACGTTTTCAACCTTACTATACCACACTTAATATCCCCATCAAAGTTTCATAAATAAAAATTTGTGTATAAGTGAACAAGGATATATTTCCCTCCGTTAATGGACATAAAAGACCTCAGACAATGCCGAGGTCTTCATCAAATTATTCTTTTCTAAACGGCCACCAATTGGCTTTTCCGAATAACTTCACCATCACAGGGACGAAGAACGGTAAGATTACTAATGCATAAAGCATTAATCCTGTTATAACAATCGTTGCAATTTGCATAAGGGATAAAATATTCGCGGCATACATGGCAGCAAAGGTCCCACCTAGAATTAAGGCAGCTGAGATTATCACCGTTCCCATGTTTGTCATTGCTTTTAAAATCCCTTCTTGAATCGGCAAATCTCCGTATTCTTTAAAGCGATACATTAAAAAGATACTATAATCGATCCCCAAAGCTAACAGCAAAACAAAACCATAGAATGGTACCGCCCAATTGATTCCGCTATAACCTAACAAATCAACAAATATGAATTCACTGAAGCCTAAGGAGGTGTAATAACATAAAACTAACCCTAATATTAAATAAATGGGTGCAACTATGGAACGCAACATAATGACTAATACAATAAACAAGCCTGTAAAAATAAAAATTGATGTACGTTGAAAGTCGGACTTAGACACTTTCCCAAGATCAGCAAAAATGGAAGAGTTGCCTCCAATTCCATACTCCGCTCCTTCTAAAGCTGTACCTCTCATTCCATCTTCCACAATCTCATCGATTTCAGCCATCAAATCTAAGGCTTCTTTAGAAAAAGGATTAATCGATAAAACAACATCCATTGTTACCGTTTTACGATCACTTGAATAGTAACCATCAATCAGCTCTTGGAATTTTTCAGTCCCTAATGCTTCTTCCGGTATATAAAGATCTTCACTGTTATCAGCTAATGAACTTAAATAAACTTGAGCATCCGTTAAACCAGTGGATATTTCACTTAAACCTTCCGAACCTTTTTGCAACCCTTCCTCTAATTCTTTTGCTTGTTGTTGAGATTCAGATAACTGGTCTTCCAAACCACTTTTAAACTGACTTTGACCTGATTCTAGGTTAGATAATCCATCACCAACTTTAGATGTACCAGAGGGAAGCTGACCTTGATTGCTTTCTATTGTCTCAAAGCCTTCAAGAAGCTGGTAGTAACCTACTTGAAATTTATTTAACCCTTCCGCTAGATTTTTTACTCCAGTTTCTAATTGTTTATACTTTTCCTGTGATTCTACATACTTCTGTTTTAATTCAGCTATTTTATCATTAAATTTTTTCAATTCATCATTATGTTTTTGATAAATATTGTTTAATTCATTATATACATCTTGCAATTCAGGATAGTTCTGTGAAAGCTGCTCTAATTCAGTTAATTTTGTTTCAAAGCTTTGATTAAGATTTTGAAATTGGGTAGCAAAAGGAGATATATCCTCAATAATATTAGTTAAATTAGATTGGTAATTTTCTAAAGTATCCGATATTTGAAGTATTCCTTCTTCTAATTTGTTACTCCTTTAACCAGCTCATCTAGGCTTTCACCTGCTTCTTCCATTTCAAATGTAACAGTTTCCAAACCGCCATTAAGTTTTACAATGTTATCTTCTAACTCTTGAACACCCTTTTGAAGGTCATTCGTCCCTGAAATGAGTCGGTCAATCTCATCTATCCCTTCATTTCCAGAAGACGATTCCGCAATTTGTTGACTCGTTTCATCTAAACCTTGACCGATTTCATCTACTCCATTTACTGCTTGATCCAATCCCTCATTTAATTCTTCAAGTTGACTCGCTACTTGAAACTCCTCTAGCGTTTCTCCTAGAGGCCTCGTGACACTTCGAACCGATTCAACTTCATCCAGTTTTTCAATAGTAGAAGCGATGTTCTCCAACGCTATCATGTGAGCATCTGTATCCATGGCTTCATTCTTTTGAAGAATGATATTAGTTGGTAACGATTCTCCTGGTCCAAAAGCCTCTTCCACTATGTTAAAACCTTTGACAGAATCGTATTCATCACCTATCTCTGCTAATGCATCATAAGAACGAAGATTTCCATTTGTCACTAAAAACGGTAAGGTCACTAAAGCCACAATTAAGAGGGACCATATAGGACGAGTAAGGGAAAAAGTCCCTAACTTCTTCCACAAGCGACTCTCATTATGTTCAAGTGACCCTCTCACAGGCCAAAAAAGCTTCTTATTTAAAACAGCCATAAAAAATGGCATGACAGTGAATAGCGCAATAAGTAATACTGTAATGCTTACTGCATTCGCTACTGACGAACGGTACAAATTAAATTCTGAAAAACCTACGGCTACAAAACCAACTAATACAGCAAGCCCACTATACAATACTGTTTTACCAGCCGTTTGGTACGTCCGAATAATAGCTCCTGTTACCGTTTGTTCATCATTCGCTAGCTCCTCCTTAAATCTACTCAATAAAAGAATGCTATAGTCGGTACCAATACCAAAGAGAATCGAGACCATAAAATTTTGGGTAAAGGTCGATATAGGAAAATTAACACCGTCAACTAAAAATGCAACAACACCATGAGCAGTTAAATAACTGAAAATAACCGTAACAAGAGGAATAAACGGAGTCACAATTGAACGGAAAACGATCAATAAGATAAGAATGATGATAGCAATTGTAATTCCTTCTGTTTTCTGAACTCCTTCTTGAGCACTCGTAATATTATCATCATCAATAAACGGACTTCCGGTATAATAATAATCGACAGAGTCAACAATTTTCAGTTCAGAATTCAATATTTCCCGAACGTCTTTTACCTCTCGTTCATTAAACTGTGCACTGAGCGGAACGATTAATGTTGTATGATCTTCACTTAATAATCTCTCCTCAAGATCTGGATAATCAAAAACACTAATGATATCGGAGAACTGATAGTCTTCTTGATTTTCTTGTATATGATTAAGAGCTGTTTCCATTTGTGATAAATCCTGATCTGAAAACGAATCTTCATCATGAAAGACAATAACAAAGTTCCGATAGCCTTCTTCTCCTTCATTCAAATCTTCATATAATTCAGCCGCTTTTGAAGAGAGATAACCTTCTGGAACTTCAAGTTGCCCTTTCTCTCGTATTAAATCACCAAAGTCGGGTTTCGTAATGGTTAAAATAGCAATCATTGCGATCCAGAAACCTAAAACAAACCATTTCCCTTTAAGTATTACCTTTAAAAACTGTTGCACGAACTAACCTCCTTGTATAGTTGATAGAAATAGCCTATTCACATAACTTATGTCAGTATTAACCACTCATGCATAGGCGTTTTACTTATTTTATATTAAAAAGAAAATATGAACTGAGTATGAACAATACAGACACTAAAGAAAACCGTTTAAACAAAGTCAAATTAAAAACCCCTGACTCATTTGAATTCAGGGATTCGATTAAATTTCACATGTTTATAATAGTTTTCTTTTTGCTAATACCACTCCATCCCCGTCACAATATATATATTCGCCAGGCGTCCAAGTTACTCCACCAAAATGTAGAGAAATTCCGACCTGTCCCTCTCCTTTTTTCTTACTTTTTAACGGATTGGTTGCGATTGCTAAGATTCCAACATCAATATGCTCGAGCTCTGCAGAATCACGGACACACCCATTGATAATGATGCCAGAAATTTTTCGATCGAATGCAATCGTTGCTAAACGATCTCCTAAAAGCGCACATTTAGTAGAAGCTTGACCATCTACAACGAGCACGGAACCTTCTTCTATTTTCTCTAATTGATCCACTACTAATACATTATCCTCAAACACTTTCACTGTCGCTATTTTTCCATAGAAACTCCTTTTTTCACCAAAAGACTTGAAAATTGGTTCAGCAATTTGTAATTCTTCCGAAAATTGATCACATAAATCTGCGGTTGCAAACATCTTAAACTCCCCTTTCAAAATGTACGTTAAATTTATTCAATAAAAAGAAGGGAATTTCCTGCAAAAAAAGAACACCTACCGAATTGGTAGATGCTCTTCAATAATTAAACTTATTTCCAAGATTTCTCTAAATCATCACTAATAACCATTTTACCACCATAAATGTAAATGTCTTTCATTCCAATAAACTCAACTGTTTCTTTCACAGCTTTGTCCGATTGAGCAAGAAGGATCGGCATATCTTTTCTATAAGCTAGAGTTCCACCGCCTAAAGCATCTGGGAACTTCATACCATTGGAAACTGCAACTGCTTCAGACTCATTGAAATATGATTTAGCGATCTCTAAACTTGTGAAGTAACGATCTTCACCCCATTTTCGATCTACTTCAATTTTCATACCTTCAAGTTCTTTAGCAATTTCTTTTCCTACTACTGCTTCTCCACCAACAATCGTTACTTTTTTCACTTTATGTTCTTCTAAGTAGTTCTTAACATCATCATTCAATTCATGTTTTTCATCTGTCAATAAGATCGGCATTTTATGTTTTGCTTCAGCCGGAGTGACACTTAGAGCATCTGCAAAGCTATATCCATAAGCAAGGAATACTTCCTCAGAATCTTTGTTAGCTGCTTCAGCAATCTCCATCGCCGTATGAATACGAGTCTCACCAGCTAAACGCTCTACATCGCAATCTTTATCAAAGAAATTCTCTATTGATTTTGGTACAGCCTTTTCTCCACCTAAGATGTAGACTTTACCACCATCTTGTAATAAACGAGCAACTTCTTTTTCTGCGTTCTTAAGAACTTTTTCATCTTCATTAACCAAAACCATTGCACCTTCATGAGTACTATTTAATACCCCACCAGCTAGCGCATCTGGATAGTTTTCACCAGAAGAAATAATAATATTCTTGGCACTATCATCTTCTAATTCTTGTAACATATCAATGTTTGTTTCATAACGATCTTCACCAGCTAAACGAGTAACTTGACGATCACTTTGCTCACCGTCTTCGCCGCCCATATTCTCTAATAGTTCAAAGATATTTTTAGCATTGTCAGTGTTGTCGATAAAGCCGGCAAAACGTTCTTTTTCAGGACCAAAAGCGTATACAGGTACTTCTTCTCCTGTATGACCACCTGTTGTCCATCCAGCATATGTTGCTGTGTTAAAGATGTCCTCAATTGCATTATCTACAGCTACAAAATGATCATACGCATCATATTCTTCTTTACCATCACTTTCCTTAGTTGTATATAAAGAAGGGTCATTCACATCTTTCACTTGTTGAATCTGATCAGTAGTAACTTTAAGAAAATCTGAATCAATGTGTTCATTTAATACTTCCTCTACGTCTTCTCCAGAAACTATTTGTTCTGCCATATAATCAGGCGTTTTCTTCGCTGCTTTAATTGGATCTACAAAGAAGTTGTATTCTCCATCTGCACCAATCGTGAATCCACCTGTTGAATGGTCTGCTGTAACAACGACTAATGTTTCTTCG
This portion of the Bacillus carboniphilus genome encodes:
- a CDS encoding AI-2E family transporter, giving the protein MHLSEKRWFKTMIGIILILLIAFLLEKTAYLFTPVFVLFKTIFLPFVVSGILFYLCRPLTRWLVEKKVPKWLSILAAYLSIVLFFYIVIRLVAPVINDQLETLVDNLPKMVTVMTETVEYAQENRDLFPDFVQDAILTSSQELENQLTENLGDITSGVLSVFGFIGGFVNTLFYLVLVPFILFYMLKDGEGFAPNVAKFFPKSNRSGVLKVLKDMDNTIAAYIQGQVLVSVFVGTLLFIGYWIIGLDYSLVLAMFGMFTNVIPFLGPYIAVIPAFLVALLQDPIMAVYVAIIMVIAQQIEGNIISPQIMGKTLKIHPLTIIVLILTSGKLMGIVGIIFVIPSYAVSKVVLSHLVLLYKINKRSASN
- a CDS encoding alanine racemase gives rise to the protein MDFSTYSKLFDGKEKPLAYVDMDLLDQNIADILATTNNKNIRIGSKSIRSLPLIKYILTKHSRFNGVFCFTPSEAVFLSENGVDNILIGYPTVNKLEIKRVIKQIKSGKEIIFMIDDIKQVMLIEESGKAHNVHVPICIDIDMSLRLPFIRFGVYRSSTSSIQQLEEALRTIKQLKNVKLIGMMGYEAQIAGIPDYSEKQRLQSFLIRQLKKASLKKVKNLRKECLKTIHSNGFSLSFVNGGGTGSRHSTSDEASITEVTIGAGFLQPSLFDGFSQTTLKPALGFILEVSRHPSKHVYTCLGGGYVGSGSTGNEKLPKISHPLKAKYLSFEGAGEVQTPIFYKGNLQIGDDVFFRPSKSGELCERFSTIYGVSDGNVTHTFNTYRGDGQCFL
- a CDS encoding FAD-binding protein; this translates as MLSIESEKNTKQWMNWSEQVKFTPEHILYPGTIEEVQTIVKECVLKEKKIRVIGSGHSFSPLIETKQTLISLDHLQGVGQIDTGENTIEVLAGTKLYRLGELLHELGYAMENMGDIDQQSIAGAISTGTHGTGVPLKILLHK
- a CDS encoding D-arabinono-1,4-lactone oxidase, whose product is MNFTFFPYTSNVQVKIANITDEPVSKNPLSQKLKEQYIENGLFSLLSKASRKQPKLAKNVSKLSAAGIPLSEKVDYSHKVFVTTRNVKFCEMEYCVPASNTKKITLEIQERIIKEQFAVHFPIEYRFVKGDDAWLSPSYKRDSLYVAVHMYKGMDFDHYFHVMNEIFEKYEGRPHWGKQSYLPVEKYPSLYRELNNFKKIRMHFDPHNLFVNDYLSFFLK
- the deoD gene encoding purine-nucleoside phosphorylase — translated: MSVHIGAKENEIAETILLPGDPLRAKYIAETFLEDVKCYNEVRGMLGFTGTYKGHRISVQGTGMGVPSISIYINELMQSYGVQNLIRVGTCGALQKDVKVRDVILAMTSSTDSQMNRLTFGGVDYAPTANFDLLKKAYDKGTDAGLELKVGSVFTADQFYNDNAELEKWAKYGILAVEMETTALYTLAAKYDRKALSILTVSDHILTGEETTSEERQTTFNDMIKVALEAAIS
- a CDS encoding MMPL family transporter, whose protein sequence is MQDVYNELNNIYQKHNDELKKFNDKIAELKQKYVESQEKYKQLETGVKNLAEGLNKFQVGYYQLLEGFETIESNQGQLPSGTSKVGDGLSNLESGQSQFKSGLEDQLSESQQQAKELEEGLQKGSEGLSEISTGLTDAQVYLSSLADNSEDLYIPEEALGTEKFQELIDGYYSSDRKTVTMDVVLSINPFSKEALDLMAEIDEIVEDGMRGTALEGAEYGIGGNSSIFADLGKVSKSDFQRTSIFIFTGLFIVLVIMLRSIVAPIYLILGLVLCYYTSLGFSEFIFVDLLGYSGINWAVPFYGFVLLLALGIDYSIFLMYRFKEYGDLPIQEGILKAMTNMGTVIISAALILGGTFAAMYAANILSLMQIATIVITGLMLYALVILPFFVPVMVKLFGKANWWPFRKE
- a CDS encoding MMPL family transporter, with the protein product MQQFLKVILKGKWFVLGFWIAMIAILTITKPDFGDLIREKGQLEVPEGYLSSKAAELYEDLNEGEEGYRNFVIVFHDEDSFSDQDLSQMETALNHIQENQEDYQFSDIISVFDYPDLEERLLSEDHTTLIVPLSAQFNEREVKDVREILNSELKIVDSVDYYYTGSPFIDDDNITSAQEGVQKTEGITIAIIILILLIVFRSIVTPFIPLVTVIFSYLTAHGVVAFLVDGVNFPISTFTQNFMVSILFGIGTDYSILLLSRFKEELANDEQTVTGAIIRTYQTAGKTVLYSGLAVLVGFVAVGFSEFNLYRSSVANAVSITVLLIALFTVMPFFMAVLNKKLFWPVRGSLEHNESRLWKKLGTFSLTRPIWSLLIVALVTLPFLVTNGNLRSYDALAEIGDEYDSVKGFNIVEEAFGPGESLPTNIILQKNEAMDTDAHMIALENIASTIEKLDEVESVRSVTRPLGETLEEFQVASQLEELNEGLDQAVNGVDEIGQGLDETSQQIAESSSGNEGIDEIDRLISGTNDLQKGVQELEDNIVKLNGGLETVTFEMEEAGESLDELVKGVTN
- the rraA gene encoding ribonuclease E activity regulator RraA, whose product is MFATADLCDQFSEELQIAEPIFKSFGEKRSFYGKIATVKVFEDNVLVVDQLEKIEEGSVLVVDGQASTKCALLGDRLATIAFDRKISGIIINGCVRDSAELEHIDVGILAIATNPLKSKKKGEGQVGISLHFGGVTWTPGEYIYCDGDGVVLAKRKLL
- a CDS encoding alkaline phosphatase, which translates into the protein MLKKTGKIVLSTALVGAMALSGFGNKPVEVKAESNSKVKNIIFMIGDGMGVPYMTGLRYMNDNPDTVEYEKTAFDPYLVGMQTTYADDDHQNVTDSASAATAMSGGVKTYNGAIAVEKDGKTVIKTVLEEAKEKNMSTGLVATSEINHATPASYATHDESRKNYYEIAEDFIDDRINGKPKVDVLLGGGTTYFTEEGRKKEADKIVEENKELDEEDKKKEINIRDITGEFEKEGYSYVTNKEELMNDESDQILGLFAEKGMPKMIDREDTLPSLQDMTGAAIDRLSKNENGFFLMVEGSQIDWAGHDNDVVAAMSEMQDFENAFKEVMEFAKEDEETLVVVTADHSTGGFTIGADGEYNFFVDPIKAAKKTPDYMAEQIVSGEDVEEVLNEHIDSDFLKVTTDQIQQVKDVNDPSLYTTKESDGKEEYDAYDHFVAVDNAIEDIFNTATYAGWTTGGHTGEEVPVYAFGPEKERFAGFIDNTDNAKNIFELLENMGGEDGEQSDRQVTRLAGEDRYETNIDMLQELEDDSAKNIIISSGENYPDALAGGVLNSTHEGAMVLVNEDEKVLKNAEKEVARLLQDGGKVYILGGEKAVPKSIENFFDKDCDVERLAGETRIHTAMEIAEAANKDSEEVFLAYGYSFADALSVTPAEAKHKMPILLTDEKHELNDDVKNYLEEHKVKKVTIVGGEAVVGKEIAKELEGMKIEVDRKWGEDRYFTSLEIAKSYFNESEAVAVSNGMKFPDALGGGTLAYRKDMPILLAQSDKAVKETVEFIGMKDIYIYGGKMVISDDLEKSWK